ATTGTTTACAAGTATGCTCACTGACTCATTAAAGAATGATTTTATAGCCTTAAACATTTCTTCAGTCTGAATATAATCGCTTACATCAGCCTGAAAAATTTCGCATTTACGGCCAAGATTAATTATTTCGTCTTTAACGTTTTGAGCCGAGTCAATACTCTTACTGCAATTTATAGCCACGTCAAAATTATTTTTCGCGAGTTCGATTGCTATGGCCCTTCCGATTCCTCTTGATGCTCCTGTTACTAACGCCAGCAAATTATTTCACCTCCATATTAAATAATAATCACAAAATTTTTTACTCACTATGAATGCGAGACAAACCCCTAAACCCGTTTTTTTGCTCACAATAACGTAATTGCTATAATGATTCCCGAATCTTCTCTAACTTTTCAGGAGTCCCGCCTGATAAAACATTTGCGCCCTTCTTGCATTTCTTGATTAGTCCTGAAATTACTTCACCTGCGCCGAGTTCGATAAATAATTCAATTCCTAAATTATCAGACATATATAAAACGCTATCTTCCCATAAGACCGGGCTAAAAGTCTGCTTATATAAAAGCTCTCTGATTATATCAGGATTCTTGACTGGCTGCGCGTTGAAATTCGCAATAATATCAAATTTTGACTCGTTCCATGAAATTTTTTCAAATTCGAGTCTCAATTTTTCCGCCGCTGACTTCATATATTTGCTATGAAATGGAGCACTGACACTCAATTTTACAGCACGTTTTGCACCGAAATTTTTTGCCTGCCCGATTGCTTTATCAATATATTCACTCAATCCGGAAATTACTATTTGACCGGGTGAATTAAAATTTGCCGGGCTTATTTCTCCGTCGGGTGCTATGCTTTCACACAATTTTTTGACATCTTCAGACTTTGCACCGAGTAATGCAGCCATTGAGC
This genomic interval from Synergistaceae bacterium contains the following:
- the fabD gene encoding ACP S-malonyltransferase, producing the protein MKYSLCFPGQGSQVVGMGRELYDSFKSAREIFSEADDSLSFHLTRLIFEGPENELTLTRNAQPAIMTVSLAALSALNHELGANINPVCAAGHSLGEYTALTASGVLKFSDSVRLVRDRGAFMQEAVPEGVGSMAALLGAKSEDVKKLCESIAPDGEISPANFNSPGQIVISGLSEYIDKAIGQAKNFGAKRAVKLSVSAPFHSKYMKSAAEKLRLEFEKISWNESKFDIIANFNAQPVKNPDIIRELLYKQTFSPVLWEDSVLYMSDNLGIELFIELGAGEVISGLIKKCKKGANVLSGGTPEKLEKIRESL